In Hylaeus volcanicus isolate JK05 unplaced genomic scaffold, UHH_iyHylVolc1.0_haploid 12126, whole genome shotgun sequence, a single genomic region encodes these proteins:
- the LOC128882600 gene encoding ATP-dependent DNA helicase RecQ-like isoform X2, translating to MKKKNNAASPCVTLDLFSFFESNMKLRRKAEEKKEKQNEKSQHQYNPIPLCSSNPERDLVMLGPHGIEEVTTRKKETNASTFSLDVEDKLYAPLCGSNKFMVKRKRSVNNSQKNRQVVRKTVKRNSISTTPTSGICSSNSPCSSEKVNLENIRESISQAAKEHFGVTTLSDFQIASIEAIFKGKDVFIIMPTGAGKSLCYQLPPLMHYAKNRFVLVVSPLIALMEDQVLSLTQKNIPAISFSRAPKSTWNRICDGHYRLVYCSPEFIELHLDQLSAMFSKKILFIAIDECHCVSEWGHHFRPSYRGLARLRKHFRNTSFMCLTATATCDVRTDILRTFKLRPSSTLHLRGTINRQNIFYSVYQRRGTILDDFKTLFQLEKSTTCKRPPIDNSCVGPYSSTLVYVTTKQDAETVSETLKTEGLSCAAYHAGLSPSKRSTIHHKFMADDLQVVCATVAFGMGIDKPDVRRIIHWCLPSSLESYAQQSGRAGRDRVMSEAIIIWSDKNVAKTRHILLQQPETGHLSERYKQHLLKLFDTVLEYVNLETKCRREFLLNYFGDTVPDVLEKSVVTLGVCAKVALDQNTVVTRCDLCDTCCKDPSEKNLQIVSLDFTEEAQIIMNCILACKERTGVALPCKVATGSRSKDILSRHLEKTSVFGKGSCKSFEWWKKFLNYLLSKKFIEEKLVQGARGAKGQNHYLAIKLTAQGRNFLKGQQKFIATNPPLALLTYTKRKITSINDENFNKVPPDSKDIEQKQAELRQQLMNLRLIQSREKSCAPYMILPMPSIEFIVRLRPSTLEHLFRYVPQIPSLCSVLFLEKVIQTVCQWATQYNLPQNLVIHDSSMLPNFYQENAKEEPVCYSDDTLSNDSADTFTPCLNTEETNTVSQILENTSDSQDDKQLSLSYELSQSDIADFDQLLPVNF from the exons atgaaaaaaaaaaacaacgcaGCATCGCCCTGCGTAACATTggatttgttttcttttttcgaatcCAATATGAAATTACGACGTAAGgcggaagaaaaaaaagaaaaacaaaatgagaAGAGTCAACATCAATATAATCCTATACCACTGTGTTCATCCAATCCAGAAAGAGACCTTGTTATGTTAGGGCCTCATGGAATTGAAGAGGTTACTAccaggaaaaaagaaaccaatgCATCAACGTTTAGCTTGGATGTAGAAGACAAACTTTATGCACCTTTATGTGGATCTAACAAATTCATGGTCAAACGTAAACGTAGTGTAaataattcacaaaaaaaCCGTCAAGTTGTTCGTAAAACTGTAAAGCGCAACAGTATATCCACTACTCCAACATCAGGAATATGTTCATCGAATTCGCCTTGTTCAAGTGAGAAagttaatttagaaaatatacgCGAAAGTATTTCACAAGCGGCTAAAGAACATTTTGGTGTCACAACCTTAAGTGATTTTCAAATCGCCTCTATTGAAGCgattttcaaaggaaaagatgtttttattatcatgCCGACAGGAGCAG GAAAATCCTTGTGTTATCAATTACCACCACTCATGCATTACGCGAAAAATCGTTTTGTTCTCGTTGTTTCTCCTTTGATTGCCTTGATGGAAGACCAAGTTCTTTCGTTAActcaaaaaaat ATCCCTGCTATAAGTTTTAGCCGAGCACCTAAATCAACATGGAATCGAATTTGCGAT gGACATTATCGTTTAGTGTATTGTAGCCCGGAATTTATTGAACTTCATTTGGATCAATTAAGTGCAATGTTTTCCAAGAAGATATTGTTCATCGCGATAGATGAATGTCATTGTGTCTCGGAATGGGGTCATCATTTTAGACCAAGCTATAGAGGACTGGCTCGATTACG AAAGCATTTTCGAAATACCTCTTTTATGTGTTTAACTGCAACCGCCACATGTGACGTTCGAACAGATATCTTGCGTACATTTAAACTACGACCTTCTTCTACATTACATTTACGAGGTACTATTAATCG acaaaacatattttattctgtatatCAGCGTCGCGGCACCATTCTTGACGATTTTAAAACCTTGTTTCAATTAGAAAAGTCAACAACTTGCAAGCGCCCACCTATTGACAATTCTTGCGTGGGGCCTTATTCATCTACTTTAGTTTATGTCACGACGAAACAAGATGCAGAGACAGTCTCCGA aACTCTTAAGACTGAAGGATTATCATGCGCTGCATACCATGCGGGTTTAAGCCCTTCAAAACGCTCGACTATTCATCATAAATTTATGGCAGATGATCTTCAAGTTGTCTGTGCAACGGTGGCGTTTGGTATGGGGATTGATAAGCCAG ACGTTCGACGAATTATACATTGGTGTTTACCTTCCTCATTAGAGTCATATGCTCAGCAGTCTGGTCGTGCAG GTCGTGATCGTGTCATGTCTGAGGCTATTATTATATGGTCAGACAAAAATGTGGCCAAGACTCGTCATATCCTGCTTCAACAACCGGAGACAGGACATTTATCAGAGCGTTATAAACAACACTt ACTTAAACTTTTTGACACTGTCTTAGAGTATGTCAATCTTGAAACAAAATGCAGACGAgaatttttactaaattattttgGAGATACAGTTCCTGATGTTCTAGAAAAATCTGTCGTAACATTAGGAGTCTGTGCGAAAGTTGCCTT AGATCAGAATACGGTAGTAACGCGTTGTGATCTTTGCGATACTTGTTGTAAAGATCCGTCAGAAAAGAATCTTCAAATTGTTAGCCTCGATTTTAC GGAAGAAGCTCAAATTATTATGAACTGTATTTTAGCATGTAAAGAGAGAACGGGTGTAGCACTTCCCTGTAAAGTTGCAACTGGTAGTAGAAGCAAGGATATACTAAGTCGACATCTTGAAAAG ACTTCTGTTTTCGGTAAAGGTTCATGTAAATCGTTTGAGTGGTggaaaaaatttcttaattatctTCTTTCTAAAAagtttatcgaagaaaag CTTGTTCAAGGAGCGAGAGGAGCTAAGGGTCAAAATCATTATCTTGCTATTAAATTAACAGCTCAAGGACGGAACTTTTTGAAAGGTCAACAAAAGTTCATTGCTACCAATCCTCCACTGGCTTTATTAACTTatacaaaacgaaaaatcaccagtataaacgatgaaaatttcaataaagtaCCGCCTGATTCGAAGGATATAGAACAAAAACAAGCTGAATTACGTCAGCAATTAATGAATTTACGATTGATTCAATCAAGAGAAAAGTCGTGTGCTCCTTATATG attCTTCCAATGCCTTCTATTGAATTTATTGTGCGATTACGCCCGTCAACAttggaacatttatttcgttacgttCCACAAATTCCATCCCTGTGCTCAGTGCTTTTTCTAGAAAAAGTTATACAAACTGTATGCCAGTGGGCGACGCAGTATAATTTACCGCAAAATCTTGTGATACACGATTCCTCTATGCttccaaatttttatcaaGAAAACGCAAAAGAAGAACCTGTATGCTATTCAGATGATACTTTATCAAATGACTCTGCAGACACTTTTACGCCTTGTCTTAACACAGAAGAAACCAATACTGTCTCTCAAATTTTGGAGAACACGAGTGATTCACAAGACGACAAACAACTTTCTTTATCATATGAACTTTCCCAAAGCGACATCGCCGATTTTGATCAATTGCTTcctgttaatttttaa
- the LOC128882600 gene encoding ATP-dependent DNA helicase RecQ-like isoform X1: protein MKKKNNAASPCVTLDLFSFFESNMKLRRKAEEKKEKQNEKSQHQYNPIPLCSSNPERDLVMLGPHGIEEVTTRKKETNASTFSLDVEDKLYAPLCGSNKFMVKRKRSVNNSQKNRQVVRKTVKRNSISTTPTSGICSSNSPCSSEKVNLENIRESISQAAKEHFGVTTLSDFQIASIEAIFKGKDVFIIMPTGAGKSLCYQLPPLMHYAKNRFVLVVSPLIALMEDQVLSLTQKNIPAISFSRAPKSTWNRICDGHYRLVYCSPEFIELHLDQLSAMFSKKILFIAIDECHCVSEWGHHFRPSYRGLARLRKHFRNTSFMCLTATATCDVRTDILRTFKLRPSSTLHLRGTINRQNIFYSVYQRRGTILDDFKTLFQLEKSTTCKRPPIDNSCVGPYSSTLVYVTTKQDAETVSETLKTEGLSCAAYHAGLSPSKRSTIHHKFMADDLQVVCATVAFGMGIDKPDVRRIIHWCLPSSLESYAQQSGRAGCFKTYRLFLKITLASLGRDRVMSEAIIIWSDKNVAKTRHILLQQPETGHLSERYKQHLLKLFDTVLEYVNLETKCRREFLLNYFGDTVPDVLEKSVVTLGVCAKVALDQNTVVTRCDLCDTCCKDPSEKNLQIVSLDFTEEAQIIMNCILACKERTGVALPCKVATGSRSKDILSRHLEKTSVFGKGSCKSFEWWKKFLNYLLSKKFIEEKLVQGARGAKGQNHYLAIKLTAQGRNFLKGQQKFIATNPPLALLTYTKRKITSINDENFNKVPPDSKDIEQKQAELRQQLMNLRLIQSREKSCAPYMILPMPSIEFIVRLRPSTLEHLFRYVPQIPSLCSVLFLEKVIQTVCQWATQYNLPQNLVIHDSSMLPNFYQENAKEEPVCYSDDTLSNDSADTFTPCLNTEETNTVSQILENTSDSQDDKQLSLSYELSQSDIADFDQLLPVNF from the exons atgaaaaaaaaaaacaacgcaGCATCGCCCTGCGTAACATTggatttgttttcttttttcgaatcCAATATGAAATTACGACGTAAGgcggaagaaaaaaaagaaaaacaaaatgagaAGAGTCAACATCAATATAATCCTATACCACTGTGTTCATCCAATCCAGAAAGAGACCTTGTTATGTTAGGGCCTCATGGAATTGAAGAGGTTACTAccaggaaaaaagaaaccaatgCATCAACGTTTAGCTTGGATGTAGAAGACAAACTTTATGCACCTTTATGTGGATCTAACAAATTCATGGTCAAACGTAAACGTAGTGTAaataattcacaaaaaaaCCGTCAAGTTGTTCGTAAAACTGTAAAGCGCAACAGTATATCCACTACTCCAACATCAGGAATATGTTCATCGAATTCGCCTTGTTCAAGTGAGAAagttaatttagaaaatatacgCGAAAGTATTTCACAAGCGGCTAAAGAACATTTTGGTGTCACAACCTTAAGTGATTTTCAAATCGCCTCTATTGAAGCgattttcaaaggaaaagatgtttttattatcatgCCGACAGGAGCAG GAAAATCCTTGTGTTATCAATTACCACCACTCATGCATTACGCGAAAAATCGTTTTGTTCTCGTTGTTTCTCCTTTGATTGCCTTGATGGAAGACCAAGTTCTTTCGTTAActcaaaaaaat ATCCCTGCTATAAGTTTTAGCCGAGCACCTAAATCAACATGGAATCGAATTTGCGAT gGACATTATCGTTTAGTGTATTGTAGCCCGGAATTTATTGAACTTCATTTGGATCAATTAAGTGCAATGTTTTCCAAGAAGATATTGTTCATCGCGATAGATGAATGTCATTGTGTCTCGGAATGGGGTCATCATTTTAGACCAAGCTATAGAGGACTGGCTCGATTACG AAAGCATTTTCGAAATACCTCTTTTATGTGTTTAACTGCAACCGCCACATGTGACGTTCGAACAGATATCTTGCGTACATTTAAACTACGACCTTCTTCTACATTACATTTACGAGGTACTATTAATCG acaaaacatattttattctgtatatCAGCGTCGCGGCACCATTCTTGACGATTTTAAAACCTTGTTTCAATTAGAAAAGTCAACAACTTGCAAGCGCCCACCTATTGACAATTCTTGCGTGGGGCCTTATTCATCTACTTTAGTTTATGTCACGACGAAACAAGATGCAGAGACAGTCTCCGA aACTCTTAAGACTGAAGGATTATCATGCGCTGCATACCATGCGGGTTTAAGCCCTTCAAAACGCTCGACTATTCATCATAAATTTATGGCAGATGATCTTCAAGTTGTCTGTGCAACGGTGGCGTTTGGTATGGGGATTGATAAGCCAG ACGTTCGACGAATTATACATTGGTGTTTACCTTCCTCATTAGAGTCATATGCTCAGCAGTCTGGTCGTGCAGGTTGTTTCAAAACGTATagattgtttttgaaaattacactTGCTTCATTAGGTCGTGATCGTGTCATGTCTGAGGCTATTATTATATGGTCAGACAAAAATGTGGCCAAGACTCGTCATATCCTGCTTCAACAACCGGAGACAGGACATTTATCAGAGCGTTATAAACAACACTt ACTTAAACTTTTTGACACTGTCTTAGAGTATGTCAATCTTGAAACAAAATGCAGACGAgaatttttactaaattattttgGAGATACAGTTCCTGATGTTCTAGAAAAATCTGTCGTAACATTAGGAGTCTGTGCGAAAGTTGCCTT AGATCAGAATACGGTAGTAACGCGTTGTGATCTTTGCGATACTTGTTGTAAAGATCCGTCAGAAAAGAATCTTCAAATTGTTAGCCTCGATTTTAC GGAAGAAGCTCAAATTATTATGAACTGTATTTTAGCATGTAAAGAGAGAACGGGTGTAGCACTTCCCTGTAAAGTTGCAACTGGTAGTAGAAGCAAGGATATACTAAGTCGACATCTTGAAAAG ACTTCTGTTTTCGGTAAAGGTTCATGTAAATCGTTTGAGTGGTggaaaaaatttcttaattatctTCTTTCTAAAAagtttatcgaagaaaag CTTGTTCAAGGAGCGAGAGGAGCTAAGGGTCAAAATCATTATCTTGCTATTAAATTAACAGCTCAAGGACGGAACTTTTTGAAAGGTCAACAAAAGTTCATTGCTACCAATCCTCCACTGGCTTTATTAACTTatacaaaacgaaaaatcaccagtataaacgatgaaaatttcaataaagtaCCGCCTGATTCGAAGGATATAGAACAAAAACAAGCTGAATTACGTCAGCAATTAATGAATTTACGATTGATTCAATCAAGAGAAAAGTCGTGTGCTCCTTATATG attCTTCCAATGCCTTCTATTGAATTTATTGTGCGATTACGCCCGTCAACAttggaacatttatttcgttacgttCCACAAATTCCATCCCTGTGCTCAGTGCTTTTTCTAGAAAAAGTTATACAAACTGTATGCCAGTGGGCGACGCAGTATAATTTACCGCAAAATCTTGTGATACACGATTCCTCTATGCttccaaatttttatcaaGAAAACGCAAAAGAAGAACCTGTATGCTATTCAGATGATACTTTATCAAATGACTCTGCAGACACTTTTACGCCTTGTCTTAACACAGAAGAAACCAATACTGTCTCTCAAATTTTGGAGAACACGAGTGATTCACAAGACGACAAACAACTTTCTTTATCATATGAACTTTCCCAAAGCGACATCGCCGATTTTGATCAATTGCTTcctgttaatttttaa
- the LOC128882662 gene encoding ATP-dependent zinc metalloprotease FtsH-like isoform X1, translating to MVFTNAICNIFLHKRQVFLYRFIKNKSWIPGIGHTYKTLSKLKPWPRKTTKLFPQKFYKVHDEIGNQFTNVEQDFFKKRSTNHQDTRTENYDSLETIRRYNASGDYTKAIEFFESIQPNAFRISETLNQRDNDLIVEYFKALLKTNQIEKLLKLKRFSKDLNLSSGTKTKEFRLRLEDNKDQPLRVSLKPMHRLSYFLYDLLKYSISILLCISAVSLVIERVAENLSQGLGFAVGRKVNPVTDIKETLDDVKGCDEVKQELQEILEYLSDPKKFERLGARLPKGILLAGEPGTGKTLLARSIAGEAKVPFIQASATEFEEMFVGVGARRIRELFESAHKIAPVIIFIDEIDAVGSRREAKDSSSARMTLNQLLVELDGFRQNAGIVVICATNSPESLDPALTRPGRLDKTIHVPLPDLQGRLEILNHFAKSVVLSEDANMKSLARLTVGMTGADLSNVINIAAVRSAASNEKCISMKSLESALDRVVVGLERRNPMSLDERKLTSIHEAGHAIAGWFTPGADPVYKATIMPRGASLGITWNAPETDRYQKKLFEMEAQLIVSMAGRAAEELLYGSNNVTSGSSSDLKSATLLAKQMVMQYGFGLSDGKISIYLDGSSQLSDNHRDEIDTAVQKFLNDAYNKAMSILKKHMTELTQLSKALLEFETLSREEIELAINGNVAEIAKQRKMKLVSK from the exons ATGGTTTTCACCAATGCCATCTGTAACATTTTCTTGCATAAGCGTCAAGtgtttttatatcgttttattaaaaacaaaagctGGATTCCAGGGATTGGGCATACATATAAAACGCTTTCTAAGCTCAAACCATGGCcaagaaaaacaacaaaactATTCCCACAGAAGTTTTATAAAGTTCACGATGAAATAGGAAATCAATTTACTAATGTAGAAcaggatttttttaaaaagcgCTCAACGAATCATCAAGACACACGGACAGAAAATTATGATTCATTGGAAACAATACGA AGGTATAATGCATCTGGGGATTATACTAAAGCtattgaatttttcgaatcgattcaaCCAAATGCTTTTCGGATATCCGAAACATTGAATCAAAGGGATAACGATTTAATAGTCGAATACTTTAAAGCACTTTTAAAGACGAATCAAATTGAGAAG ttgttaaaattaaaacggtTTTCTAAAGATTTAAATCTATCGTCGGGCactaaaacaaaagaatttcgCTTACGTCTTGAAGATAATAAGGATCAACCCTTAAGAGTGTCTTTAAAACCAATGCACCGATTGTCTTACTT cctttatgatttattaaaatattccatttctaTTCTGCTTTGCATTTCCGCTGTATCACTTGTTATTGAGCGTGTTGCAGAAAATCTTTCACAGGGATTAGGTTTTGCGGTTGGTAGAAAAGTCAACCCCGTTACTGATATTAAGGAAACACTAGATGACGTCAAAGGTTGTGATGAAGTAAAGCAAGAGTTACAAGAGATATTAGAATATCTTTCTGATCCCAAAAAATTTGAGCGTCTAGGCGCGAGGTTGCCTAAAGGTATTTTGTTAGCGGGAGAGCCAGGGACGGGTAAAACATTGCTTGCGAG ATCTATTGCGGGAGAAGCCAAAGTTCCTTTTATTCAAGCATCAGCCACTGAATTCGAAGAAATGTTCGTTGGCGTAGGAGCTCGTCGCATTCGCGAACTTTTTGAATCTGCGCACAAAATCGCACctgtcattatttttatagatgaAATCGATGCAGTAGGATCAAGACG GGAGGCAAAAGACAGTAGCTCAGCTCGGATGACGTTAAATCAACTTCTTGTTGAACTGGATGG ATTTCGTCAAAATGCGGGAATTGTTGTTATTTGTGCAACGAACTCTCCAGAATCCCTTGATCCAGCCTTAACCCGTCCTGGTAGATTGGACAAAACAATACATGTACCACTTCCCGATTTACAAGGTCGCTTAGAG attttaaatcattttgcTAAGAGTGTTGTGCTTAGTGAAGATGCAAATATGAAATCGTTGGCCCGTCTTACGGTTGGAATGACAGGCGCGGATTTGtcaaatgttattaatattgctGCAGTTCGTAGTGCAGCCAGTaatgaaaaatgcatttcaaTGAAATCTCTTGAATCAGCACTTGATAG agTCGTTGTTGGTTTGGAGCGACGTAACCCGATGTCACtagatgaaagaaaattaacgtcTATTCATGAA GCGGGGCATGCTATTGCTGGTTGGTTCACTCCCGGTGCTGATCCAGTGTACAAAGCAACGATAATGCCTAGAGGAGCATCTTTAGGAATT ACATGGAACGCTCCCGAGACAGATCGttaccaaaaaaaattgtttgaaatggAG GCACAATTAATTGTGAGCATGGCCGGTCGTGCAGCGGAGGAGCTTCTGTATGGGTCGAATAATGTGACCTCAGGAAGCTCTAGTGATTTGAAGTCTGCAACGTTATTAGCTAAACAAATGGTGATGCAGTACGGATTTGGCTTATCCGatggaaaaatttcaatttatttagat GGATCCTCGCAGCTTTCTGATAACCATAGGGATGAGATTGACACTGctgttcaaaaatttttaaat GATGCTTATAATAAAGCAATGAGTATTTTGAAAAAGCATATGACGGAGCTTACGCAGTTGTCTAAA GCTTTATTAGAATTTGAAACCTTGAGTAGGGAAGAGATTGAGTTAGCAATAAACGGAAATGTTGCTGAAATTGCAAAgcaacgaaaaatgaaattggtaTCAAAATAA
- the LOC128882662 gene encoding uncharacterized protein LOC128882662 isoform X2, whose translation MVFTNAICNIFLHKRQVFLYRFIKNKSWIPGIGHTYKTLSKLKPWPRKTTKLFPQKFYKVHDEIGNQFTNVEQDFFKKRSTNHQDTRTENYDSLETIRRYNASGDYTKAIEFFESIQPNAFRISETLNQRDNDLIVEYFKALLKTNQIEKLLKLKRFSKDLNLSSGTKTKEFRLRLEDNKDQPLRVSLKPMHRLSYFLYDLLKYSISILLCISAVSLVIERVAENLSQGLGFAVGRKVNPVTDIKETLDDVKGCDEVKQELQEILEYLSDPKKFERLGARLPKGILLAGEPGTGKTLLARSIAGEAKVPFIQASATEFEEMFVGVGARRIRELFESAHKIAPVIIFIDEIDAVGSRREAKDSSSARMTLNQLLVELDGFRQNAGIVVICATNSPESLDPALTRPGRLDKTIHVPLPDLQGRLEILNHFAKSVVLSEDANMKSLARLTVGMTGADLSNVINIAAVRSAASNEKCISMKSLESALDRVVVGLERRNPMSLDERKLTSIHEAGHAIAGWFTPGADPVYKATIMPRGASLGIKTDMERSRDRSLPKKIV comes from the exons ATGGTTTTCACCAATGCCATCTGTAACATTTTCTTGCATAAGCGTCAAGtgtttttatatcgttttattaaaaacaaaagctGGATTCCAGGGATTGGGCATACATATAAAACGCTTTCTAAGCTCAAACCATGGCcaagaaaaacaacaaaactATTCCCACAGAAGTTTTATAAAGTTCACGATGAAATAGGAAATCAATTTACTAATGTAGAAcaggatttttttaaaaagcgCTCAACGAATCATCAAGACACACGGACAGAAAATTATGATTCATTGGAAACAATACGA AGGTATAATGCATCTGGGGATTATACTAAAGCtattgaatttttcgaatcgattcaaCCAAATGCTTTTCGGATATCCGAAACATTGAATCAAAGGGATAACGATTTAATAGTCGAATACTTTAAAGCACTTTTAAAGACGAATCAAATTGAGAAG ttgttaaaattaaaacggtTTTCTAAAGATTTAAATCTATCGTCGGGCactaaaacaaaagaatttcgCTTACGTCTTGAAGATAATAAGGATCAACCCTTAAGAGTGTCTTTAAAACCAATGCACCGATTGTCTTACTT cctttatgatttattaaaatattccatttctaTTCTGCTTTGCATTTCCGCTGTATCACTTGTTATTGAGCGTGTTGCAGAAAATCTTTCACAGGGATTAGGTTTTGCGGTTGGTAGAAAAGTCAACCCCGTTACTGATATTAAGGAAACACTAGATGACGTCAAAGGTTGTGATGAAGTAAAGCAAGAGTTACAAGAGATATTAGAATATCTTTCTGATCCCAAAAAATTTGAGCGTCTAGGCGCGAGGTTGCCTAAAGGTATTTTGTTAGCGGGAGAGCCAGGGACGGGTAAAACATTGCTTGCGAG ATCTATTGCGGGAGAAGCCAAAGTTCCTTTTATTCAAGCATCAGCCACTGAATTCGAAGAAATGTTCGTTGGCGTAGGAGCTCGTCGCATTCGCGAACTTTTTGAATCTGCGCACAAAATCGCACctgtcattatttttatagatgaAATCGATGCAGTAGGATCAAGACG GGAGGCAAAAGACAGTAGCTCAGCTCGGATGACGTTAAATCAACTTCTTGTTGAACTGGATGG ATTTCGTCAAAATGCGGGAATTGTTGTTATTTGTGCAACGAACTCTCCAGAATCCCTTGATCCAGCCTTAACCCGTCCTGGTAGATTGGACAAAACAATACATGTACCACTTCCCGATTTACAAGGTCGCTTAGAG attttaaatcattttgcTAAGAGTGTTGTGCTTAGTGAAGATGCAAATATGAAATCGTTGGCCCGTCTTACGGTTGGAATGACAGGCGCGGATTTGtcaaatgttattaatattgctGCAGTTCGTAGTGCAGCCAGTaatgaaaaatgcatttcaaTGAAATCTCTTGAATCAGCACTTGATAG agTCGTTGTTGGTTTGGAGCGACGTAACCCGATGTCACtagatgaaagaaaattaacgtcTATTCATGAA GCGGGGCATGCTATTGCTGGTTGGTTCACTCCCGGTGCTGATCCAGTGTACAAAGCAACGATAATGCCTAGAGGAGCATCTTTAGGAATT AAAACAGACATGGAACGCTCCCGAGACAGATCGttaccaaaaaaaattgtttga
- the LOC128882665 gene encoding uncharacterized protein LOC128882665 translates to MTSEISNAEIQYKNFNWDDERWRTYLNHLYPSPPLNKIDHYKRKWFQNTINQTLVIDTVNKNTETSSNVNVSNHPTQSKFTGSSSFYSLIPSIPLVLGIVLTLFYMLPFVPIQVLYYAKFCQIVGFLSHLILRFGKLKWEMQYWQSYVTDHASQALLITTSTLFLKSWLALISPFLTSLIIIGDYLPYYITLIPTTSTVYTLLLQVATQLKKQRYSIMQTQANTEVGIGFVLLLFVIFRVTNIMTLLLFFNALRFKYQLSPFTQSTFHVFNENIIYLLSHASVPHMFLKTYKSICAYCNNYATRSGF, encoded by the exons atgaccagtgaaatttcaaatgctgaaattcaatataaga attttaattGGGATGACGAACGATGGAGAACATATTTaaatcatttgtatccatCACCaccgttgaataaaattgatcatTATAAACGAAAATGGTTTCAAAACACAATT AATCAAACTTTAGTGATAGACACCGTCAATAAGAATACAGAAACCTCTTCAAATGTCAATGTGTCAAACCATCCAACGCAGTCAAAATTTACCGGATCTTCATCCTTCTATTCCTTGATACCATCTATACCATTAGTACTGGGAATTGTCCtcacattattttatatgctACCATTCGTCCCAATACAA GTACTTTATTACGCTAAATTTTGCCAAATTGTAGGATTTCTCTCTCATCTTATTTTGCGTTTTGGA aaattaaaatgggAAATGCAATATTGGCAATCTTATGTTACTGATCACGCTTCTCAAGCATTGCTCATTACAACATCaactttgtttttaaaaagttgGTTAGCTTTAATTTCACCTTTTTTAACTTCACTTATAATCATTGGCGACTATTTACCTTACTACATCACTTTGATACCAACCACATCCACCGT GTATACTCTCTTACTTCAAGTGGCGACTCAACTCAAAAAACAG CGTTATTCTATTATGCAAACGCAAGCGAATACTGAAGTCGGTATTGGATTCGTCTTGTTACTATTTGTCATTTT CCGAGTAACGAATATCATGACGTTATTACTCTTTTTTAACGCTCTACggttcaa ATACCAACTGAGCCCATTTACCCAATCTACTTTTCATGTCTTTAATG aaaacataatttatttactttctcaCGCCTCCGTACCACAtatgtttcttaaaacatataaaagt ATATGTGCTTACTGCAACAATTATGCTACACGTTCCGGTTTTTAA